A window of the Radiobacillus deserti genome harbors these coding sequences:
- a CDS encoding L-threonylcarbamoyladenylate synthase: protein MVTETQYWKITNPQDLKHIQQASELIKKGEVVAFPTETVYGLGADACNPEAVSKIFEAKGRPSDNPLIAHVATREQLEKYVQEIPEVADLLLDHFTPGPITLILESNQTLAKNVTAGLSTVGIRIPNHPIALALLEACNLPLAAPSANRSGKPSPTTANHVYEDLNGRIAGLLDGGPTSVGVESTVIDCTAEIPVILRPGGITKEEIEKVIGPVMMDPGLADELHKPKSPGMKYTHYAPEVPLFLVNGDVHVMQEHIKKYEQKGHKLAVIVSKEYAAQLDATDMKVVGSRFDLEEVARHLYDALRYYKEQEYDLILCEAFPNEGVGYAIMNRLTKAATKQI, encoded by the coding sequence ATGGTGACCGAAACACAATATTGGAAGATAACTAATCCACAGGATTTGAAACATATTCAACAAGCGAGTGAACTTATAAAAAAGGGAGAAGTAGTCGCTTTCCCTACCGAAACCGTTTATGGGTTAGGGGCAGATGCGTGCAATCCAGAGGCAGTATCAAAGATTTTTGAAGCGAAAGGAAGACCATCTGATAACCCTTTAATTGCACATGTTGCGACACGTGAGCAATTGGAAAAGTATGTACAGGAAATCCCAGAAGTCGCCGATTTATTACTCGACCACTTTACACCAGGTCCCATTACGTTAATATTAGAAAGCAACCAAACCTTAGCGAAAAATGTTACGGCAGGGTTATCCACAGTGGGGATAAGAATTCCAAATCACCCTATTGCACTTGCCTTGCTGGAAGCGTGTAATCTTCCACTAGCAGCACCTAGTGCGAATCGTTCCGGCAAACCTAGTCCGACGACTGCCAATCATGTATATGAAGATTTGAATGGTAGAATCGCCGGACTGTTAGATGGTGGTCCGACTTCTGTCGGAGTAGAGTCAACGGTAATTGACTGTACTGCAGAGATTCCAGTTATTCTTCGACCAGGTGGAATTACAAAAGAAGAGATCGAGAAAGTAATTGGTCCGGTCATGATGGATCCTGGATTAGCGGACGAATTACATAAACCTAAATCGCCAGGAATGAAATATACTCACTATGCCCCTGAAGTTCCGTTATTTTTAGTAAACGGAGATGTCCATGTCATGCAGGAGCATATTAAAAAGTATGAGCAGAAAGGTCATAAGCTAGCTGTCATCGTCAGCAAAGAATATGCAGCTCAACTGGATGCGACGGATATGAAAGTTGTAGGCTCACGATTTGATCTTGAGGAAGTGGCCCGTCATTTGTATGATGCACTCCGTTACTATAAAGAACAAGAGTATGATTTAATTCTTTGTGAAGCCTTCCCGAATGAAGGGGTAGGATACGCAATCATGAATCGGCTAACCAAAGCGGCTACGAAGCAAATTTAG
- the spoIIR gene encoding stage II sporulation protein R — protein sequence MKKQLFILLSLFLLLGAFPGQQNLKAEQEADQHAQEKNYQVIPDEAIRLRILANSDKEADQQLKRRVRDKVNAQINEWVQDMSDIEEARLLIQDNLPEIEKLVANTLEEHNSDQPYRVRYGKGVKFPTKVYGSYVYPAGKYEAILITLGEGKGANWWCVLFPPLCFLDFSNGTSVAEPEQKDEGKESKETKATKERKETETASEEEEEVEVKFFLLEWLGF from the coding sequence ATGAAAAAGCAATTATTTATCTTGTTATCATTATTTCTTTTATTAGGAGCATTTCCAGGACAACAGAATTTAAAAGCAGAACAAGAAGCTGACCAGCATGCACAAGAGAAAAATTATCAAGTGATACCAGATGAGGCGATTCGACTTCGTATTCTTGCGAACAGTGATAAAGAGGCAGACCAACAATTGAAACGAAGAGTAAGAGATAAAGTGAATGCTCAAATCAATGAGTGGGTCCAAGACATGTCTGATATAGAAGAAGCGAGATTGCTTATTCAAGATAATCTACCAGAAATAGAGAAACTTGTGGCAAATACGCTAGAGGAACATAACAGTGATCAACCGTATCGTGTTCGCTACGGAAAGGGTGTAAAGTTTCCGACGAAGGTATATGGATCTTATGTGTATCCGGCAGGTAAGTATGAAGCAATTCTGATTACGCTTGGGGAAGGAAAAGGTGCGAACTGGTGGTGTGTATTGTTTCCACCACTATGTTTCTTAGATTTTTCTAATGGTACTAGTGTAGCGGAACCAGAGCAGAAAGACGAAGGGAAAGAGTCGAAAGAAACAAAAGCAACAAAAGAAAGAAAAGAAACAGAAACAGCGTCCGAAGAGGAAGAAGAAGTAGAAGTGAAGTTCTTCTTATTGGAATGGCTCGGTTTTTAA